A window of Calditrichota bacterium contains these coding sequences:
- a CDS encoding indolepyruvate oxidoreductase subunit beta, which produces MSSTTNILIVGVGGQGVILASELLSEAAMSAGYDVKKSEVHGMAQRGGVVSSHVRFGPKVHSPLIPDGAADVVLAFEAAEGLRWVDQVKPDGALVVNTQEIVPPIAFTKEHRYPDDPVGQARQVVEKVVAIDAHAVASEAGSSKMVNTVLLGAISNYLPLEEATWEAILRKKVPRGTEEANLTAFRRGRQFALAEAT; this is translated from the coding sequence ATGTCTTCTACCACCAACATCCTGATCGTCGGCGTCGGCGGTCAGGGCGTCATCCTCGCCTCGGAACTCCTTTCCGAAGCCGCGATGAGCGCCGGCTACGATGTCAAGAAGTCCGAAGTCCACGGCATGGCTCAGCGCGGTGGCGTCGTCTCGTCTCATGTCCGTTTCGGTCCCAAGGTCCACTCGCCACTCATTCCCGATGGCGCCGCTGATGTCGTCCTCGCTTTCGAGGCCGCCGAAGGTCTCCGTTGGGTCGATCAGGTTAAACCTGACGGTGCTCTAGTCGTCAACACCCAGGAGATCGTCCCGCCTATCGCTTTTACAAAGGAGCACCGTTACCCGGACGACCCGGTCGGACAAGCGCGCCAGGTCGTCGAAAAGGTCGTCGCCATTGACGCCCACGCGGTGGCATCGGAAGCAGGCAGTTCGAAAATGGTCAACACCGTTCTCTTGGGAGCGATTTCCAACTACCTGCCGCTCGAGGAGGCAACCTGGGAGGCAATCCTTCGCAAGAAGGTGCCGCGCGGTACTGAGGAAGCTAACCTCACTGCCTTTCGACGTGGACGGCAGTTCGCCCTCGCCGAAGCAACTTGA